The following coding sequences lie in one Actinomyces capricornis genomic window:
- a CDS encoding hemagglutinin, which yields MSPPSSGPGPRAHRSPRGPGASRRAHAPGRARPVRRRPARRRPQRRILRGPLGIILAAFLITVLLGLVVLRLSGPQGQSTSAAVLTEPAAVAPDPTGFEAASIIDDEVFYDSQAMTRAEVEEFISQVNEGCMPGLDGTPCLAQATFDVEPREATSFCPGQIDQQQGASAGRVIWAVAQSCDINPQVLLVLIQKEQGLLTASGATLTARDYEAAAGYGCPDGAACDTQWSGFVAQLYGAASQYQRYRLDPGAYDVQAEVPTQVAYSPEARCGSAELTVVNQATAALYNYTPYQPNEAAASGGDGCTAWGNWNFYGYFRVFFGDPTPSRA from the coding sequence ATGTCCCCTCCCTCCTCCGGCCCGGGTCCCCGGGCCCACCGCAGCCCCCGTGGGCCGGGCGCCTCGCGCCGGGCCCACGCCCCTGGGCGCGCCCGCCCGGTGCGGCGGCGCCCAGCACGCCGTCGACCCCAGCGGCGCATCCTGCGTGGACCGCTGGGCATCATCCTGGCGGCCTTTCTCATCACCGTCCTGCTCGGCCTGGTGGTGCTGCGCCTGAGTGGCCCCCAGGGCCAGTCCACCTCGGCGGCCGTCCTCACCGAGCCCGCCGCGGTGGCCCCCGACCCCACCGGCTTCGAGGCCGCCAGCATCATCGACGATGAGGTCTTCTACGACTCCCAGGCGATGACCCGCGCGGAGGTGGAGGAGTTCATCTCCCAGGTCAACGAGGGCTGCATGCCCGGACTGGATGGCACTCCGTGCCTGGCCCAGGCCACCTTCGACGTCGAGCCGCGCGAGGCCACCTCCTTTTGCCCCGGTCAGATCGACCAGCAGCAGGGCGCCAGTGCCGGCCGGGTCATCTGGGCGGTGGCCCAGTCCTGCGATATCAATCCTCAGGTCCTGCTCGTCCTCATTCAGAAGGAGCAGGGGCTCCTGACGGCCTCCGGCGCCACTCTGACCGCGCGTGACTACGAGGCCGCTGCCGGCTACGGGTGCCCCGACGGCGCAGCCTGCGACACCCAGTGGTCGGGGTTCGTCGCCCAGCTCTACGGGGCCGCCTCCCAGTACCAGCGCTACCGGCTCGACCCGGGTGCCTATGACGTCCAGGCCGAGGTCCCGACGCAGGTCGCCTACTCCCCGGAGGCCCGGTGCGGCTCAGCCGAGCTCACGGTGGTCAACCAGGCCACCGCTGCGCTGTACAACTACACGCCGTACCAGCCCAATGAGGCCGCTGCCAGTGGCGGGGATGGCTGCACCGCCTGGGGGAACTGGAACTTCTACGGGTACTTCCGCGTCTTCTTCGGGGATCCGACGCCCTCGCGCGCTTAG